In the genome of Streptomyces fagopyri, the window ATCGACGTCATCGAGCGCGGTGAGCTGTTCGGCATCTACCCGGAGGGCACGCGTTCGCCCGACGGACGCCTGTACCGCGGCAAGCCGGGCGGCCTCGCGCGCGTGGCCCTCGCCACCGGCGCCCCGGTCATCCCCGTCGCCATGATCGACACGGAGAAGATCCAGCCGCCGGGCAAGGTGATGCCCAAGCTGATGCGTCCGGGCATCCGTATCGGCAAGCCGCTCGACTTCAGCCGGTACAACGGCATGGAGCACGACCGCTTCGTGCTGCGCGCGGTGACCGACGAGGTCATGTACGAGATCATGAAGCTCTCCGGCCAGGAGTACGTCGACGTCTACGCGACCGCCGCCAAGCGGCAGATCGCGGACGCGGCGAAGGCCGAGAAGCAGGCGCAGAAGGAAGCCGAACAGGCGCAGAAGGAGGCCGCGAAGGCGGCCGAGACCGAAGAGGGACGGGCGGGCGGCTCCTAGACGCGTTCGTCGGGGCGGTGGCGGTGGGGGTGGGGGCATGGCCAAGCGCGAGAGAGTCATGAGGATGTCGGTCGAGCAGCCGCTGTGGCGTGCGCTCACCGCGTACCGCGTGCTCACGATGCTGTACGCGATCGGGCTCTTCGTCACCGCGACGGACAGGTTCGCCCACCCCTGGGTGGCCGTCGGCTACTACGCCGTCCTGTTCGTCTGGACCCTGGCGACCCTTCCCCGGGTCGCGAACGCGGCGAGCTGCACGAAGCGCTTCCTCGCCGCCGACCTGGCCGTGGCGCTCACCGGCATCCTGCTCACGCCGGTCGCGGTCACCCACCACAGCATCGTGGTCGGCGGACCCACGCTCCCGTCGATATGGACCGCGGGTTCCGTCCTGGCCTTCGCCATCAAGGGCGGCTGGCGCTGGGCGGCCTTCGCCTCCACGCTCGTCGCGGCCGCCAACCTGGTCGAGCGCGGCGCCCCCACCCGCGACACCGTCCACAACGTGATCCTCGTCTGGGTCGCGTCCATCGCCATCGGCTACGTCGTCGAGGTCGCCCGCGCCTCCGAGCTCACCCTCGCCCGCGCCCTGGAGATAGAGGCGGCCACCCGCGAACGCGAGCGCCTCGCCCGGGACATCCACGACGGGGTCCTCCAGGTCCTCGCCATGGTGCAGCGGCGCGGCAGCGCCCTCGGCGGCGAGGCCGCGGAGCTCGGCCGGATGGCCGGCGAGCAGGAGGTGGCGCTGCGCACGCTGGTCTCCGGCGGACTGCTGCCCGTCTCGCGGGTGTCCGAGGACGCCGCGCTCGGCGCGGTGGTACGGGCCGTCGAGGAGCCGGACGACGACGCGGGCCCCGTCGATCTGCGCGTGCTGCTCGCCCCGTACGCCACCGCGCGCGTGACCCTCTCCGAGCCGGGCGCCCCGGTGCCGCTGACCCCGGTGGCCGCCCGGGAGCTGGCCGCGGCCGTCGGCGCCGCCCTGGACAACGTGCGCGAGCACGTCGGGGAGGGCGCCCGTGCGTGGATCCTGGTCGAGGACGAGCCGGACGCGGTGATCGTCACCGTGCGCGACGACGGCCCCGGCATCCCGGAGGGGCGCCTCGCGCAGGCCGAGGGGGAGGGGCGGCTCGGCGTGGCCCTGTCGATCCGCGGCCGGCTGCGCGAGCTGGGCGGCGCGGCCGAACTGATCTCGGTCCCGGGCCAGGGCACCGAGGTCGAACTGAAGGTACCGAAGGTCTGACGGGGGAAGGCGGAGCGACGATGACGGACATGGCGGACGCGGCGGGCAGGGTGGACACGGCGGGCATGGCGGACACGGTAGGCATGGCGGACACGGCGGGCATGGCGGGCGCAGCGGAAGCGGCGGGGGCGGAGCGGCGGACGGGGGAGGACCCGATCAAGGTCATGGTGGTGGACGATCACCCCATGTGGCGTGACGCCGTGGCCCGTGATCTCGCCGCGGCCGGTTTCGCCGTGGTGGCCACGGCGGGCGACGGCGAGCAGGCGGTGCGGCGTGCGCGGGCCGTCGGCCCGGACGTGCTCGTGCTCGACCTGAACCTGCCGGCCAAGCCCGGTGTCCAGGTCTGCAAGGAGCTGGTCGGAGCCAACCCCGCGTTGCGCGTCCTCGTGCTGTCGGCCAGCGGTGAGCACGCCGACGTCCTGGAGGCGGTGAAGTCCGGGGCGACCGGCTATCTGCTGAAGTCGGCGTCCACGGAGGAGCTGACCGACGCGGTGCGCCGCACGGCGGTCGGCGACCCGGTCTTCACCCCGGGCCTCGCGGGTCTGGTCCTCGGCGAGTACCGCAGGCTCGCCTCCGAGCCCGTACCGTCCGCGGGCGCGGGTGAGCCCAAGGCGCCGCGGCTGACCGACCGCGAGACCGA includes:
- a CDS encoding lysophospholipid acyltransferase family protein, which gives rise to MKFSIGGPLKLAFRPWVEGLENIPAEGPAILASNHLSFSDSFFLPAVLDRKVTFIAKAEYFTTPGVKGRMTAAFFKGVGQLPVDRSGARGAGEAAVKSGIDVIERGELFGIYPEGTRSPDGRLYRGKPGGLARVALATGAPVIPVAMIDTEKIQPPGKVMPKLMRPGIRIGKPLDFSRYNGMEHDRFVLRAVTDEVMYEIMKLSGQEYVDVYATAAKRQIADAAKAEKQAQKEAEQAQKEAAKAAETEEGRAGGS
- the macS gene encoding MacS family sensor histidine kinase: MAKRERVMRMSVEQPLWRALTAYRVLTMLYAIGLFVTATDRFAHPWVAVGYYAVLFVWTLATLPRVANAASCTKRFLAADLAVALTGILLTPVAVTHHSIVVGGPTLPSIWTAGSVLAFAIKGGWRWAAFASTLVAAANLVERGAPTRDTVHNVILVWVASIAIGYVVEVARASELTLARALEIEAATRERERLARDIHDGVLQVLAMVQRRGSALGGEAAELGRMAGEQEVALRTLVSGGLLPVSRVSEDAALGAVVRAVEEPDDDAGPVDLRVLLAPYATARVTLSEPGAPVPLTPVAARELAAAVGAALDNVREHVGEGARAWILVEDEPDAVIVTVRDDGPGIPEGRLAQAEGEGRLGVALSIRGRLRELGGAAELISVPGQGTEVELKVPKV
- a CDS encoding response regulator; its protein translation is MVVDDHPMWRDAVARDLAAAGFAVVATAGDGEQAVRRARAVGPDVLVLDLNLPAKPGVQVCKELVGANPALRVLVLSASGEHADVLEAVKSGATGYLLKSASTEELTDAVRRTAVGDPVFTPGLAGLVLGEYRRLASEPVPSAGAGEPKAPRLTDRETEVLRLVAKGLSYKQIAERLVISHRTVQNHVQNTLGKLQLHNRVELVRYAIERGLDEA